CCCGGGCAAGCCGATGACCGCGAAGGCCAGACGCGGGAGCCGGGTTACGACGAGGCGTGAGAGAGTGGATCGGACATGCCTTGCGGCCTCGGGTGTTCGGACGGGAGACTCCTGCGGTTCCATGCGCTTGAGCTGAAGCACATGGAACTTCAGTGGTTGAAGAACCAGAGCATGAGGCGCAGTCCGAGCACGAGGAAGCCGCTGACCATGATGCCCATCAGGGCGTCTGCGGCCTCGATATCGGAACCGGACCAGACCATGCAGCCGACCAGGATCAAACCGATCAGAAGGCCGATGAAGAACCATCTGAGCAGGCGGTTCCCAAGCAGAATGTCCCAGAGGGCTTCCATCAGATCGACCATGGATTTCCCCCGTCGAACGCGTGACGAAGCTTAGCCGACGGTGCCGTTCCGGTCAAACCGGCGTCCCACCTTCAGGCCGTCACGGCCCCGGCCAACCGGGTGAGGCTGAGCGCGGCGCGGACGGCCATAGGGTTTGTCCCATCGGGCCGGAGACGGAACAGAAAGGTGGGTGCCGGATCATGGACATGTCTGACGGCGCGTCAGGCAATCTCCCTCGACTAGGGGTGCCTGTTCGGCACCCTTTTTCTTTGAGGGGGAAGACGGCAGTGAACCGCCGGTCTTCATCTTCGCCGGCAGCGCTTCCCCAGCATCCGGCCCGTTCGGGACGACGCGCAGAGCGGCAACTTCAGCAGAGACCGCTCCCCCGGCCGGATTGACGGCGCCGTCGGTACAGGCAGGCCGTGAGGCGCATCTCCGTAACCGTCCGAAGAAAGCCGCCCCGTTGCTGCCTGAGGCTTTGGGATATTCTGTGCGGGAAAGTTAAAGGCTAGAGCGGATTTTACTGCAAAATCAACGCTCTAGCGAAATTTGATGGCGGAGGGGATGGGATTCGAACCCACGATAGGGCTTTAAACCCTATGACGGTTTAGCAAACCGTTGCCTTCAGCCACTCGGCCACCCCTCCAGCCAGTGCGGCAACCCCGTGGGGCGTCGCTGGCGTGGGGAGGGTTCTAGCGGGGCGGCCATGCCCTTGTCAACGCTTACGGAGACGGAAATTCGCTTTTCTCGAAAATAGAAAGAGTGGGACAAATCTGTATAAAATTTTAGGTACTTTTTAATGGTCGTCGGTTATGATCCCGCCATGAGACGCAAAAAGTCCAGGTGACGTACAGCTCGATCGCGCAGGTCCGATCCCCATCGGCCAGCTCCGCCGGAGACCGTCACCGCAGCCCGTCGCCGCGCCCCATCGCTGTGGAGGATGCCATGACCCTGTCACGCCGTTGCACCGAGACGCTGATCGACCTCGTGGAGATCAAGCTGAGCTGTCTTGAGATCACCGATCGTGAGGATCAGCGCGAGAAGGAACTGCTGCAACGCTGCGTGCAGGAACTGCACGCCGAGCTGCGCGGGGAAAACGGTGCGCTGGCCGATTTCGCCGCGCCCAAGCGCCGCGGCCGCCGGCCCAAGCATCTCCAGCTTCACGAACTCCACCACGCCTGACCGGCGGCCGTCAGGTCAGCGCCGCTTCCACCGCGGCAGCCGGCTGCATGGCCGGCGCCTCGCGCGGCAGCAGGATGGTGAAGCGGGTGCCCTGCCCCGGCCAGGACTGGACCGAAACGGTGCCGCCGAGCGGACCGGTCACCGTGTTGAACACGATGTGCAGGCCCAGCCCCGACCCGCCCTGCCCCCGCTTCGTGGTGAAGAACGGGTCGAAGACCTTCGACAGATGCTCCGGCGCGATGCCGGCGCCGTCGTCGATGAAGTCGATGCGCACCCGCTCGGCCCCATCCGGCTGCGCGGTGATACGGATCGTGCCGGCGGCGGTCTCGCCCGCGCGGTCGCCATCGCCATAGGCGTGGACGATGGCGTTGATCACCAGATTGGTCAGCACCTGGCCCAGCGCGCCGGGGAAGCTGTCCATCGTCAGTTCGTCGTCGCACTCCACCGCCACCCTCAGCCCGGTGCGCTTCAACCGCGGCCGCAGCGAGAACAGCAGTTCGCGGATGTAGCCGCCCAGCTCGAAGACCCGCCGGTCGCCGGAGGACTGGTCGACCGCCACCTGCTTGAAGCTCTGCACCAGCGACGCGGCGCGGTCGATGTTGGCCATCAGCAGGCGGCTGCTCTCGCCCAGGCCGTCAAGGAACTCAAGGAATTCCGACTTGCGCAGCGTGTTGCCGGCGAAACGCTGGCGCAGGATCTGCGCCTGCTCGCCGATGTGGCTGGCGGCGGTCAGGCCGATGCCGATCGGCGTGTTGATCTCGTGCGCCACCCCCGCCACCAGCTGGCCGAGCGACGCCATGGTCTCGGCCTGGATCAGGCTTTCCTGCGCCTCGCGCAGTTCGGCCAGCGCCTGCTCCGCCTCCTCCCGCGCCTGGACCATCGCCGATTCGGCGGCCTTGCGGTCGGTGATGTCGTAGAGCCAGGTCAGCAGCGCCGATTCGCCGTCCAGCTCGATGCTGTTCCATGACGACAGCACCCAGACGATGCTGCCGTCGGGCCGGCGGAACCGGATCTCGGCGTTGCGGAACGGCCCCTCGCGGTCGAAGCGGGCGATCAGCGCCGCACGGTCCTCAGGTTCGGCATACAGGTCGGACACCGGCGTCCGCATCAGCGCGGTGCGATCGCGCCCCATCAGGCGCACGGACTGGGCGTTACAGAACAGCCAGCGGCCGTCGCGGGTGGTGACGTTAACCGCGATGGGCGCCGCCTCCATGATCTTCAAAAGCCGCTCCTCGCTGGCGCGCAGCCGTTCCTCCTGCCGGCGGGCCTCGGTGATGTCGGTCATGATGCCGGCA
The genomic region above belongs to Azospirillum thiophilum and contains:
- a CDS encoding PAS domain-containing sensor histidine kinase, with protein sequence MAAEPVMVALAGVSVGGLLGVLLGLYAGRRAARKAAVPPQAAGARPPLPEPETGERLEMALEATGAAVWDADLLAGTCWWTDTFPRMLGYRNRPPMPPDFWERRLHPDDRDRVLAHIASHLAGETSSYAYSYRLRHEGGGWVWIAAKGRAFRDDGGRAVRYAGIMTDITEARRQEERLRASEERLLKIMEAAPIAVNVTTRDGRWLFCNAQSVRLMGRDRTALMRTPVSDLYAEPEDRAALIARFDREGPFRNAEIRFRRPDGSIVWVLSSWNSIELDGESALLTWLYDITDRKAAESAMVQAREEAEQALAELREAQESLIQAETMASLGQLVAGVAHEINTPIGIGLTAASHIGEQAQILRQRFAGNTLRKSEFLEFLDGLGESSRLLMANIDRAASLVQSFKQVAVDQSSGDRRVFELGGYIRELLFSLRPRLKRTGLRVAVECDDELTMDSFPGALGQVLTNLVINAIVHAYGDGDRAGETAAGTIRITAQPDGAERVRIDFIDDGAGIAPEHLSKVFDPFFTTKRGQGGSGLGLHIVFNTVTGPLGGTVSVQSWPGQGTRFTILLPREAPAMQPAAAVEAALT